In a single window of the Pseudomonadota bacterium genome:
- the rph gene encoding ribonuclease PH, with product MRSNNRSNDRLRPIIIENNIQPQADASLMIKMGNTHVLCAVTVEDKAPPFLQDTGKGWITAEYAMLPCATNSRIRRESVQGRSGRTYEIQRLIGRSLRMMVDLSSFGERTIRVDCDVINADGGTRTASITGASLAVRNALRNAAQKGIIEMPTILPVAAISVGIVGGEVLLDLDYQEDSSAEVDANYVMTGDGRLVEVQGTAEGQPFTIDQFGQLTAMAQNGIDQLLTLWQGEK from the coding sequence ATGAGATCAAACAACCGTTCCAATGATCGGCTGCGGCCTATCATTATCGAAAACAACATTCAGCCCCAGGCCGATGCGTCATTGATGATAAAAATGGGCAACACTCATGTGCTCTGCGCTGTGACCGTGGAGGACAAGGCCCCGCCTTTTTTGCAGGATACCGGGAAGGGCTGGATTACCGCAGAGTATGCAATGCTGCCCTGCGCCACAAACAGCCGGATCAGGCGCGAATCGGTTCAAGGCCGCTCAGGAAGAACATACGAGATCCAGCGGCTGATCGGCAGATCTCTGAGAATGATGGTTGATCTTTCATCATTCGGCGAGCGGACGATTCGCGTCGATTGTGATGTGATCAACGCTGACGGCGGTACACGGACGGCCTCGATTACCGGTGCCTCCCTTGCGGTTCGAAACGCCCTGAGAAACGCGGCGCAAAAGGGAATCATCGAGATGCCGACGATTCTGCCGGTGGCGGCGATCAGTGTCGGCATCGTTGGCGGCGAAGTATTGCTTGACCTTGATTATCAGGAGGATTCAAGCGCTGAGGTTGATGCGAATTATGTGATGACCGGCGACGGCAGGCTCGTTGAAGTTCAGGGAACCGCTGAAGGACAGCCTTTTACCATTGATCAATTTGGGCAGTTAACGGCAATGGCGCAAAATGGAATCGATCAGCTCCTGACTCTCTGGCAGGGGGAGAAATGA